A region from the Dendropsophus ebraccatus isolate aDenEbr1 chromosome 1, aDenEbr1.pat, whole genome shotgun sequence genome encodes:
- the LOC138765933 gene encoding uncharacterized protein isoform X1, translating to MNLRDEEKQKLDQFLTDLSLLGSLQGFRYFQPWLRGREEILLTVVNDDLSCPPPRSPGSLSSEISYHLPTCSSDQSTPRGSAPLPPASPCDREIAIPETHCTLFLLAAYAKYGRPYVWVRSNHQRFTGTELCDRDSPLMLPSYCDWDTRDVGVWHIVWDVVSTCVSPPPRNPLAVDFAYLKTLPLPERSLSSGALVSFFHSLLLREPRGTLLFSYGLKGAEPHQEPDLKTYSPSRRTYPEYRDITQPPKRRMYPEYRDVTQPPKPEDVSGVSVMLPNRPNRRTYPEYR from the exons ATGAACCTCAGG gacgaAGAGAAGCAGAAACTGGATCAATTCCTCACTGACCTGTCTCTACTCGGATCACTACAA GGTTTCCGATACTTCCAGCCATGGctgagggggagagaagagatctTACTGACGGTGGTAAATGATGATCTG AGCTgtcctcctcctcgctccccgGGGTCGCTCAGCAGTGAGATCAGTTATCACCTTCCTACGTGCAGCAGCGACCAGTCGACTCCACG AGGTTCTGCCCCGCTGCCTCCCGCTTCTCCGTGTGATAGAGAAATTGCCATTCCG GAAACGCACTGCACTCTCTTCCTGCTGGCCGCGTATGCCAAGTATGGGCGCCCGTATGTGTGGGTGAGGTCCAATCACCAGAGGTTCACTGGCACCGAACTCTGCGACAGAGACTCGCCCTTGATGCTGCCATCTTACTGCGACTGGGACACTAGAG ATGTGGGTGTGTGGCACATTGTATGGGATGTAGTCAGCACCTGTGTGTCTCCGCCCCCGAGGAACCCCCTGGCTGTGGACTTCGCCTACCTGAAGACTCTCCCTCTTCCAGAGAGGTCGCTCTCGTCCGGGGCTCTGGTCAGTTTTTTCCATAGTTTGTTGCTGCGAGAACCTCGGGGAACGCTGCTGTTTTCTTATG GACTTAAAGGAGCAGAACCTCATCAAGAACCTGATCTGAAGACGTACAGCCCAAGCCGGAGGACGTATCCGGAGTATCGTGATATCACCCAACCGCCCAAACGGAGGATGTATCCGGAGTATCGTGATGTCACCCAACCGCCCAAACCGGAGGACGTATCCGGAGTATCGGTGATGTTACCCAACCGCCCAAACCGGAGGACGTATCCGGAGTATCGGTGA
- the LOC138765933 gene encoding uncharacterized protein isoform X2, translated as MNLRDEEKQKLDQFLTDLSLLGSLQGFRYFQPWLRGREEILLTVVNDDLSCPPPRSPGSLSSEISYHLPTCSSDQSTPRGSAPLPPASPCDREIAIPETHCTLFLLAAYAKYGRPYVWVRSNHQRFTGTELCDRDSPLMLPSYCDWDTRDVGVWHIVWDVVSTCVSPPPRNPLAVDFAYLKTLPLPERSLSSGALVSFFHSLLLREPRGTLLFSYVWEELSDLTRLHAQTLQDLKEQNLIKNLI; from the exons ATGAACCTCAGG gacgaAGAGAAGCAGAAACTGGATCAATTCCTCACTGACCTGTCTCTACTCGGATCACTACAA GGTTTCCGATACTTCCAGCCATGGctgagggggagagaagagatctTACTGACGGTGGTAAATGATGATCTG AGCTgtcctcctcctcgctccccgGGGTCGCTCAGCAGTGAGATCAGTTATCACCTTCCTACGTGCAGCAGCGACCAGTCGACTCCACG AGGTTCTGCCCCGCTGCCTCCCGCTTCTCCGTGTGATAGAGAAATTGCCATTCCG GAAACGCACTGCACTCTCTTCCTGCTGGCCGCGTATGCCAAGTATGGGCGCCCGTATGTGTGGGTGAGGTCCAATCACCAGAGGTTCACTGGCACCGAACTCTGCGACAGAGACTCGCCCTTGATGCTGCCATCTTACTGCGACTGGGACACTAGAG ATGTGGGTGTGTGGCACATTGTATGGGATGTAGTCAGCACCTGTGTGTCTCCGCCCCCGAGGAACCCCCTGGCTGTGGACTTCGCCTACCTGAAGACTCTCCCTCTTCCAGAGAGGTCGCTCTCGTCCGGGGCTCTGGTCAGTTTTTTCCATAGTTTGTTGCTGCGAGAACCTCGGGGAACGCTGCTGTTTTCTTATG TTTGGGAGGAGTTGTCGGACCTCACACGTCTTCACGCTCAAACCCTGCAGGACTTAAAGGAGCAGAACCTCATCAAGAACCTGATCTGA